A part of Pectinatus sottacetonis genomic DNA contains:
- a CDS encoding RidA family protein, with protein sequence MKQEIHTDKAPSALGPYSQAVSVFAKFIFTSGQIAIIPETGKIPQDIACQTKQVLINLKTILEKGGSSLDNVIKTTVFIKNMTDFPIVNEIYGQFFTGICPARSCVEVSRLPKDVLIEIECIAIK encoded by the coding sequence ATGAAACAAGAAATCCATACTGATAAAGCCCCTTCCGCTTTAGGTCCATACTCGCAAGCTGTTTCCGTTTTTGCTAAATTCATCTTTACTTCGGGACAAATTGCCATAATCCCGGAAACAGGAAAAATTCCCCAGGATATTGCCTGCCAGACAAAACAGGTATTGATAAATTTAAAAACCATATTGGAAAAGGGCGGTTCTTCCCTGGATAATGTAATAAAAACTACTGTGTTTATAAAAAACATGACTGATTTTCCTATTGTAAACGAAATCTATGGACAGTTTTTCACGGGGATCTGCCCAGCCCGCTCTTGCGTAGAAGTTTCACGCCTGCCCAAAGATGTACTCATCGAAATAGAATGCATAGCCATAAAATAG